Proteins from a single region of Macrotis lagotis isolate mMagLag1 chromosome 2, bilby.v1.9.chrom.fasta, whole genome shotgun sequence:
- the LOC141511653 gene encoding olfactory receptor 6C75 — protein MRNHTSVTEFILLGLTDDPQWQVVLFTFLLLTYILSVTGNLTIITLTLFNFHLQTPMYFFLRNFSFLEISFTSVCIPRFLVTIVTGDKKISYNGCVAQLFFFIFLGVTEFYLLAAMSYDRYVAICKPLHYTTIMSSRVCILLVLSSWLAGFLIIFPPIILLLQLDFCASNVINHFICDSSPILQLSCSNTHYLELMAFFLAVVTLMVTLTLIILSYTYIIQTILKIPSASQRKKAFSTCSSHMIVVSLSYGSCIFMYIKPSARERVSLSKGVAVLNTSVAPLLNPFIYTLRNQQVKQAFKNMVQKIIFSSNK, from the coding sequence atgagAAACCATACATCAGTCACAGAGTTCATATTGCTGGGATTGACAGATGATCCGCAGTGGCAAGTTGTACTTTTCACCTTCCTCCTTCTTACCTACATATTGAGTGTGACTGGGAACCTGACCATTATCACCCTTACATTGTTCAACTTCCATCTGCAGACCCCTATGTACTTCTTTCTACGAAATTTTTCCTTCTTAGAAATTTCCTTCACATCTGTATGTATTCCTAGATTCCTGGTTACTATTGTAACAGGGGATAAGAAAATTTCCTATAATGGTTGTGTGGCTcagctttttttcttcattttcttgggGGTGACAGAATTTTACCTTCTTGCTGCTATGTCTTATGACCGCTATGTTGCTATCTGTAAGCCACTACATTACACAACCATCATGAGCAGCAGGGTGTGTATACTGCTAGTCCTTAGTTCTTGGCTGGCAGGGTTCTTGATCATCTTTCCACCTATAATCTTGCTACTACAGCTGGATTTCTGTGCATCTAATGTCATTAACCATTTTATCTGTGACTCTTCTCCCATCCTGCAGCTCTCATGCTCAAATACACACTACCTTGAACTGATGGCATTTTTTTTAGCTGTGGTAACACTCATGGTCACCTTGACTTTGATAATACTCTCTTATACATACATTATTCAGACAATTCTGAAAATCCCTTCTGCAAGTCAGAGAAAAAAGGCCTTTTCCACTTGTTCCTCCCATATGATTGTTGTCTCCCTCTCTTATGGCAGTTGCATTTTCATGTATATTAAACCTTCAGCAAGGGAAAGAGTATCTTTGAGCAAGGGAGTTGCTGTACTCAATACTTCAGTTGCCCCTTTGTTGAATCCCTTCATTTATACCCTAAGGAATCAGCAAGTGAAACAAGCTTTCAAGAATATGGTTCAGaagattatattttcttcaaataaataa
- the LOC141512203 gene encoding olfactory receptor 6C1-like encodes MKNSTQLTEFILLGLSDDPELQMIIFVFLFLAYILSIVGNVTIIILTLLDSHLQTPMYFFLRNFSFLEISFTTASVPRFLGNIISEDKTISYNGCMTQLFFVILFGVTEFYLLAAMSYDRYVAICKPLHYTTIMNNSFCIFLVFCSWLMSFMIIFPAIIMMQHLDYCTVIIDHFICDFSPLLQLSCTDTQFLETMGFSCAVVTLMLTLVLVILSYSYIIQTVLRIPSVNQRKKAFSTCSSHMIVMSISYGSCIFMYIKPSAKDRVSLSKGVAVLNTSVAPMLNPFIYSLRNQQVKQAFIDMLCKILFSSNKGKVSLN; translated from the coding sequence atgaaaaatagcaCTCAGCTGACAGAATTCATTCTCCTGGGATTGTCAGATGATCCAGAACTTCAAATGATCATTTTCGTCTTTCTTTTCTTGGCCTACATACTCAGCATTGTTGGAAATGTGACTATCATCATTCTCACCCTGCTGGATTCTCACCTCCAGACCCCAATGTATTTCTTCCTACGCAATTTCTCATTCTTAGAAATTTCATTTACTACTGCCAGTGTTCCCAGATTCTTAGGCAATATTATTTCTGAGGACAAGACTATTTCTTACAATGGCTGCATGACTCAATTGTTTTTTGTCATTCTCTTCGGAGTTACTGAATTTTATCTTCTAGCAGCTATGTCCTATGACCGTTATGTTGCCATCTGCAAACCCCTACATTATACAACCATCATGAACAACAGCTTCTgcatttttcttgtgttttgcTCATGGTTGATGTCATTTATGATCATTTTCCCAGCAATCATTATGATGCAGCATCTTGACTACTGCACTGTTATCATTGATCATTTCATCTGTGACTTTTCTCCCCTCTTACAGCTATCCTGCACAGATACCCAGTTCTTGGAGACAATGGGCTTTTCCTGTGCTGTTGTGACTCTTATGCTCACATTAGTATTAGTAATTCTCTCTTATTCCTATATCATACAGACAGTTCTACGGATCCCCTCAGTCAATCAGAGGAAAAAGGCTTTTTCCACTTGTTCTTCTCATATGATTGTCATGTCTATTTCTTATGGCAGTTGCATCTTTATGTACATCAAACCTTCAGCAAAAGACAGAGTCTCTTTGAGCAAAGGAGTTGCTGTGCTTAATACATCAGTAGCCCCCATGTTGAATCCCTTCATTTATAGCCTAAGGAATCAGCAAGTCAAACAAGCCTTCATAGATATGTTatgtaagattttattttcttcaaacaaAGGAAAAGTTTCATTGAACTGA